The following coding sequences are from one Triticum aestivum cultivar Chinese Spring chromosome 5A, IWGSC CS RefSeq v2.1, whole genome shotgun sequence window:
- the LOC123103047 gene encoding cation/calcium exchanger 5: MASLPYTAAACASVRADPAPGLLNYAAVHSCLLRADRRLSLPVLALLLLLHFRFLAVAAGAHFSPAVSRLASRLRLSPSMAAVTLLALGNGAPDAFASAAALRGEGGLPRAGLAAILSAGAFVSAFVVGAVSLIAAPFAVPPASFTRDVFLYLVAASALFYIYLSAEIFLWQAVGLVLFYVFFVGLVFYMDLGAAGKAVSSAEPEIANGMSRGAMDLPVSVEHQKQRKASLWTVLTKVTRVWDWPVTFLLKLTIPSTLPSEWNKFYVCANICLCPLILLYSFSSFIPLDSRIVFLLPQIRFPLWSVVLLVSFCLALSHFRFEKESPETESIASTLISFVMSVFWISTMAGELLNCLAAIGVIMDLPPAILGMTVLAWGNSVGDLVADVALAKNGQPTIAIAGCFAGPMFNMLVGLGTALVMQTAGVYPKAFVLEFHVGIVVAFVFLLLSLMATLLVVTWARFRVPRFWGYCLMGLYILFTIVSIAIASSSG, translated from the exons ATGGCCTCCCTCCCATacaccgccgccgcctgcgcctccGTCAGAGCCGACCCCGCCCCGGGACTCCTCAACTACGCAGCCGTCCACTCCTGCCTCCTGCGAGCCGACCGCCGCCTCTCCCTCCCCGTcctcgcgctcctcctcctcctccacttccGCTTCCTCGCCGTGGCCGCGGGGGCCCACTTCTCCCCCGCCGTCTCCCGCCTCGCGTCCCGCCTCCGCCTCTCCCCTTCCATGGCCGCCGTTACGCTCCTCGCGCTCGGAAACGGCGCCCCAGATGCGTTCGCTTCCGCCGCCGCGCTACGCGGCGAGGGCGGGCTGCCCCGGGCCGGGCTGGCTGCCATCCTCTCCGCGGGCGCCTTCGTGTCCGCGTTCGTCGTCGGCGCCGTCTCCCTTATCGCCGCGCCCTTCGCTGTCCCGCCGGCTTCATTCACGCGCGACGTCTTCTTATACCTCGTCGCCGCGTCGGCGCTTTTCTACATCTACCTCAGCGCTGAGATATTCCTGTGGCAGGCCGTCGGGCTCGTGCTCTTCTATGTCTTCTTCGTCGGCTTAGTGTTTTATATGGATTTGGGCGCGGCGGGAAAGGCAGTCAGCTCTGCCGAGCCGGAGATAGCGAATGGCATGAGCCGCGGGGCGATGGACTTGCCAGTCTCAGTGGAGCATCAGAAGCAACGCAAAGCTAGTTTGTGGACGGTGCTCACCAAG GTAACAAGAGTTTGGGATTGGCCTGTGACATTTCTTTTGAAGCTCACGATACCCTCAACGCTTCCTTCTGAATGGAACAAATTTTATGTCTGTGCCAACATCTGTCTATGCCCTCTCATACTACTATATTCTTTTAGCTCATTCATTCCATTGGATAGCCGAATAGTATTTCTTCTCCCTCAAATCCGCTTCCCCCTCTGGTCTGTTGTGCTTCTGGTTAGCTTTTGTTTGGCTCTATCCCACTTCCGTTTTGAGAAAGAATCGCCAGAAACAGAAAGCATTGCAAGTACCCTCATATCGTTTGTAATGAGCGTCTTCTGGATCTCAACCATGGCCGGAGAGCTCCTGAACTGCCTGGCAGCAATTGGAGTTATTATGGATCTCCCTCCAGCTATACTTGGCATGACAGTCTTGGCATGGGGGAATTCTGTCGGTGATCTTGTTGCTGACGTGGCACTGGCCAAGAACGGCCAACCTACAATCGCCATTGCTGGCTGTTTTGCTGGCCCAATGTTCAACATGCTCGTTGGATTAGGAACTGCCCTAGTGATGCAGACAGCAGGAGTGTATCCCAAAGCCTTTGTACTTGAATTCCATGTTGGAATTGTTGTTGCATTTGTGTTTCTTCTTCTGAGCTTGATGGCAACCCTGTTGGTGGTAACCTGGGCCAGATTCCGGGTACCCAGATTCTGGGGCTACTGCCTAATGGGGCTCTACATATTGTTTACCATAGTGAGTATCGCCATTGCGAGCTCTTCTGGATGA